Genomic segment of Apostichopus japonicus isolate 1M-3 chromosome 8, ASM3797524v1, whole genome shotgun sequence:
GGGATGCAGGCTTGGAAGACATACTGATTGAATCGGGCATTCTTGCTTCTGGCTCGATGAATGGTGTGATGAATGGAAAGCACTACAACAGAGCAACCCGAATCTTCAAGATCGTTTACGAAGCTCTTCATCGTTTACGCTGGCAGTCATTTTTGGAGACACAGGACATGGTCGCACATGCAGAAATTAAGGACAAAGTTGTCGGTCAACTTAAACTCATCGGAAGTGATGCTAAAAAGCTTCAAAGGTACCTGACAAATGAAGACTTTCAGAAACTTCAGGACATGTACACTGAATTCTGCCTGGGTCATCAATCTGAGATGTTTTCTTTCTGGTCATCTTTCCTGGACATGATGCAAGATGTGCTGAATTTTATCAGAGCAACAAGAACAGGCAATTTTAAGTTACACCTTGCTGCAATTCGATCTATGTTGCCTTGGATGTGTGCATATGACAGGCACAATTATATGAGGTATTGCTCAGTTTACTGGTTAGAGATGATGGTTTTACCAAACACCTATCCCAGTGTTAGCCAGCAGCTACATTCAGGCGAGTTCGTTGTTCAACGCTCGAGAAACAACAAGTTTGGACAGGTGGCCTGTGACATGGCCATTGAGCAGACCTTCAATAAAGATACCAAGTCTCCAGGTGGAATTATTGGGTTTAGTCTTAAGAGTGGTGCTGTGGCAAAGTGGATACTGTCATCCCCAGAGAGAGCTGCAACTGTGGCCAAATGCAGAGAACTGGCAGGACTAAATGACAGCTCTGTCTGGCATCATAAGGACCAAAGTCGACTTCAGAGGGATGAGGAAGATGTCTTAAGAGTGATGGATACCGTTGAAGGTTTTGCAAATCCGTTCACTGAAGATTGCGACCAGCTAATGCATCTCACAGCAGGATATGTCCCTCCTCCTGAAGTTCATTCTGATTTGTTGAGTGCAAAAGCCATTGGTGAGGAAAGGTTTTTAAAATTTGTGAATGATAGGCTCTTGACAAACAACACAGACTTTTATTCCACACTGAAGCTTTCGAAATTGAAAACTTTCAACAGCATAAAGAAAGTGGTAAAAGTCTCTCCCACAGTTAATGTTCAGGAAGATCGAAATCTCTTCAGCTCGATATTGGTGATCAATAACAATCTCCAACGGAAAGTCGATCTTCAGGATATGTTCACCTACACTCTTGGAACCTATCCATATTCCCTCGCCACACCTGGAGGATGTTTGGTCAAGACTTGCAAGTCAAAACTTCTCCAACTCCTAGAAAAGGACCATGCACCAATGGAAGTCAAAAGGGTAGCTGAACAGAATCCTGCTTGGATATTTGATGCAATGGCTGTGTTACAGCAACTTGTTAATTGTGATGCTTCTACATTTGGTGAATTTGCAGAGAAAGTCCTAAGCATGCTTTTAACAGTCACAAGATCTTCAAGATGCAAAAGGGTGGATTTTGTTCCAGATAGATATCTACCATTGAGCATCAAAACTGCTGAGCGACAAAGTAGGGCTTCTTCAGGAGACATGCGAGTTAAAGTCATGTCAGCCGCACAGAAAAAACCAATGCAGTGGAAGAAATATCTTGCAAATGGCCAAAACAAGAGTGAACTTATCCAATTTCTGTTTGATGAATGGAGGAAACCACACTTTGCAAGAAAGCTACAAGGTATAAAATTGGTTGTTGCTCATGGAGAAAAGTGTCACTCTTTAACAAGTGATGGGACTCAAATATCATCGGTGGAGATTCCAGAATTGTTCTGTAACCATGAAGAAGCAGACACACGGATGTTTTTACATGCTGAACACGCTGCAAAAGACCATCCAGCTGTTGTTATAAGAAGTCCAGATACAGATGTTGCAGTCTTGGGTGTGACTCATTATCAGTCTATCCAATCTTGTTTGTACTTTGACACTGGCACTAAGAACAAGAGAAGAATTATTGACATTGGAAGCATATCAACATCGTTAGGCATAGATAAGGCAAGAGGCTTGCTTGGATTGCATGCATTTACCGGCTGTGACTCTGTTAGTTCATTTTACGGTAAAGGGAAAGCAAAGAGCCTATCCAGTTTCCTAAATGATGATGGTGCTGTTAGTGCCATGAATCAGCTTGGATCCCATGCAGTAGTAACTGAATCTCTGCTCATTGAGTGTGAAACTTTTGTTTGTAAGCTGTACGGTTCTGAAACAACAACATCAGTGAATCAGCTTAGACATGAGAATTTTACAAGAACTCAAGTGAAAAGCTCGCGCCTACCACCAAACAAGGATTCTTTGTCTTTACACATCAAGAGGGCAAATTATCAGGCATATATCTGGAGAAATGCTCTAAAAGCATTCCCTGAACTCCCTACCCCTATTGGACAGGGCTGGAAAATGGACGGGACTGGAATTGTAATTGCTTGGATGACATTACCTCCAGCTCCAAAGGCAATAATGGAACTTTTAAGCTGTCGTTGCAAAAAGAACTGCTCTACAAATGTTTgccaatgcaaaaaaaattcactCAACTGCACAGAAGCTTGCACATGCAAGACATGTACCAATAGGGGAGATGCTGCTTCTGCTGGTTACAACGATGATGCTAATGATTATGGAGACAGTGATGAAGAAGAGATCTTAGAATAGAATTTCAACTTAATGGTAGTCTGCactggccccaaattatagcatgcttaAATCGCTAGCAGTTTTGAAAAAATGACTTTCCTTGAGGTTTTTACTTTCCAACATGTTTTCAAACATTCTTATtctaaattcatatttatatatctggcatatttggggccagtGCAGCATTcctttaaaagaatagtccaggtcaaaatctcattttgatatgttaaagaggaacataatctaatcATTCTAGTTGACATTTAACTCCTATGTAccttttttgagatattgacagttgaagttgccacctttcgtaccaTGATTAAACTTGGAACAAACAGGTGAGCTGTCATAGTTACACACTTAgttacaaataatgttttgtttttctttatttttcagtctattgatttcaCCTTGGATttggttactagtttgtctaaaggggattTGAAGTTTATAAATTACCAATACCAATGGTACATTTATTTTATGGATCCATCCAATtgtggaaaattaaaaaattaaaggtacattttaaaggaaaacaattgtacaataGGGTGTCTTGCTGATGTGCAAACATGTTGTCACTTATGGTGTTTCCTTATATGATAATAAGTTGTTCTGCTGATAAATCATGTTTTTGAAAGATAGATTTCAAACTTAAGTATAATTTATCAATGCaatttaaccattttttttgtaatagcAGGATCAAAGTTTGTCAAGTTCCAAGCAATGGCACACTTGTTGTGACTGATTTAATTACCAAATCAACCTGTTTTTCTCCTCATTTTTGAAATATGCCCTGGATGCTGCTACAAACACATGCCTCAATTtgtatgttatatatgtgtTCTTTTTGTATGTACACCTTGACGTTTTCCAGAatgtgtatgggggggggggtggcaggggTAGAAACAACAAATTGAAGTGATGAAATACAGATCCAAAACGTTAATCATCATTAAATTGTTACCCAAGTTTCAATGCCTTTTTAAAAGTTGTATGTGGATGAATGGATGATAGGCTACTGTTGaccaaatttttatttttgatatcataaaatcaTTATATTTGACAATTCCAAGGGGGTTAACTTGTACAATAGGGTGTCTTGCTGATGTGCAAACATGTCACTTATGGTGTTTCCTTATATGATAATAAGTTGTTCTGCTGATAAATCATGTTTTGAAAGATAGATTTTAAACTTAAGTATAATTTATCAATGCATTTTACCCCTTTTTTGTAATAGCAGGATCAAGGTATGTCACATTCCTCAAGTTGAGACAACTTATGGGtaaaattgatgattttttatttcaagcAATGGCTCAAGATGTCCAATAACACTTGTCATGACTGATTTAATTACCAAATGAACCTGTTTTTCTCCTCATGTTTGAAATATGCCCTTGATGCTGCTACAAACACATGCTTCAATTTGTTATAAATGTGTTCTTTTTGTATATGCACCTTGACGTTTTCCAGAAagtgtatgtgttttttttgggggggggggtggcaggggTAGAAACAAATTAGAGTGATGAAATACAGATCCAAAATGTTAATCGTCATTAAATTGTGACCCAAGTTTCAATGccttttttaaaatttgtatgTGGATGATAGGCTACTGTTGACGAATTTTTTGTATCTCataaaatcaatatatttaaCAATTCCCAGGGGGTTCTGACCGGCTGACCCCCTTTGGATCTTCTGTTGCATGAtgcatttatatttaaaaaggaATGAGCTCAATAAGTGAACTATTGAGCCAATGTATTTAATTACTTAACATCACTCAGTATTCCCCTCACAGATTAAGTTAAACTTACAAGAAACTAcatgaaaaacatttttgtaCATAACATAGCACAAGTCCTTTTGGTGGCATCTGTTAATATGCAACACAGCTCATTTCTTAACAATTTTCCTTCTTTGCAAaactattttgttatatttcatatcatgtaatatatttcatttcaggTCAAGGCGGTGGATGAATGGTttgtttttccaaaaaaataacTGCACTTGtattcaaaatatcaacaaatattaatgTATTTCCAACAGTTAAGTATCCCTTGAGGTCatgactttgacctttgaccttcgaCCTTTTCACTTTATGTCCATGTTTTGGtcatttgtatatttcattCGTATATTTCATTGTCTGCAGTTATCATTGACATTGcctgaatttttatttttcagcaaaaaataaatagcaGAACTACTATATGGCGTTACAGTGTGTGAATTTTCCCCCTCAAAATCCTTCGATTTCTCAAAGAGTAACTCGCTTTTCACTGGACAACAAGTGAAAATATATTGTTCAGGTGTTCCTCAACCATACCCAACCATCAAACCTTAGTGACTAAAGAATGCAACGGATGTCAATTTTTAAGCATATATTTGGGGTTCGGCCCACTGActaatgacttcaaaatgaaatcagtacccaacacactatactatatactgtatatactgtactgtatgtactgtactgtatatactaagaataggccttatgtaaggtgtgctattttttcgtgtgaaatatgaaataaaatattggaaaatttgaattcaaagacttgctttcaatacaaaacacatgtatatttaagctcagacaaagacattaacttgagttgtcacttcaaattaacacataccatgacttcaaaatgaaatcagtacccaacacactatactatatactgtatatactgtactgtatgtactgtactgtatatactaagaataggccttatgtaaggtgtgctattttttcgtgtgaaatatgaaataaaatattggaaaattttaattcaaagatttgctttcaatacaaaacacatgtatatttaagcccagacaaagacattaacttgagttgtcacttcaaattaacacataccataacttcaaaatgaaatcagtacccaacacactatactatatactgtatatactgtactgtatgtactgtactgtatatactaagaataggcctaatgtaaggtcagctagttttttctgtgaaatatgaagtgaaaattggaaaatttgaattcaaagacttgctttcaatacaaaacacatgtatatttaagctcagacaaagacattaacttgagttgtcacttgaaattaacacataccatgacttcaaaatgaaatcagtacccaacacactatactatatactgtatatactgtactgtatgtactgtactgtatatactaagaataggccttacgtaaggtctgctagtttttttctgtgaaatatgaagtgaaaatttgaaaattttaattcaaagaattgctttcaatacaaaagacatgtatatttaagcccagacaaagacattaacttgagttgtcacttgaaattatcacataccatgacttcaaaatgaaatcagtacccaacacactatactatatactgtatatactgtactgtatgtactgtactgtatatactaagaataggccttatgtaaggtgtgctattttttcgtgtgaaatatgaaataaaatattggaaaatttgaattcaaagacttgctttcaatacaaaacacatgtatatttaagctcagacaaagacattaacttgagttgtcacttcaaattaacacataccatgacttcaaaatgaaatcagtacccaacacactatactatatactgtatatactgtactgtatgtactgtactgtatatactaagaataggccttatgtaaggtgtgctattttttcgtgtgaaatatgaaataaaatattggaaaatttgaattcaaagacttgctttcaatacaaaacacatgtatatttaagcccagacatgaacattaacttgagttgtcacttcatattaacacataccatgacttcaaaatgaaatcagtacccaacacactatactatatactgtatatactgtactgtatgtactgtactgtatatactaagaataggcctaatgtaaggtcagctagtttttttctgtgaaatatgaagtgaaa
This window contains:
- the LOC139971856 gene encoding uncharacterized protein, which produces MDECVCHSRANSTEKLTKFSEKSWNTFRTCAKQWRDIGHTRFSLIALQSESIWTGNREYDSFRYHRGCYQDFTNKTNISKARKSHDTTSEEETTDAPPPTKRQRRSFSQPSQASATRILPRECIFHLVSTSKLCGKSGHKFIRDRKTGSRKQEKLVQCLTLDAERRLKSAALQSNDEKLLFQIRDKDLIAVEVCYHRNCYSSYVRTHGNVDRTNQQSAENQETDAEAFEDLALYVEGTVIVKGEVLKISKLMEQYMGFVHAKGGSNAQFRTEKLKKKLLARFGPKITFWRPKKRNRCELIYSDFLPKGALLEKNVDSSSMSEGSDCTGMNTTNPGQSIQVQETRDLYHAAQILRRSMMDIGDGLQWPPTSNQLNSSDVDKIIPLQLHNFLALLISPDCEELMFEDKEKVRLPKDMMVRVESISQDILFAHYRGRVATPKHVALGVSIRHLSKNVQILGMMNRFGHSVSLSYLQELDTAIANEVVKKNSVLPENIMPSQYTTLVFDNIDLMEETLSGKGTTHNTNGIVIQRNAVREIEAHTTPEVKRTRERSFASPIQPLPQYFQTKREGPGEFQLDSSLLTEDKSPGSGALSLDFAWLLLRSYSLNDATMQELHEVSTATTTDYSLDMPSTSQEMSVTGPAATRQTAQQTVPGWSAFNSMQTEDVPKISRIGYLPVIPASPTEMSTVYSLLVKSLEICSKLDQEEVVVVLDEAIYCKAQQVLWKEKEKFSKIVLRLGAFHTTCVMLAVIGKRFRDAGLEDILIESGILASGSMNGVMNGKHYNRATRIFKIVYEALHRLRWQSFLETQDMVAHAEIKDKVVGQLKLIGSDAKKLQRYLTNEDFQKLQDMYTEFCLGHQSEMFSFWSSFLDMMQDVLNFIRATRTGNFKLHLAAIRSMLPWMCAYDRHNYMRYCSVYWLEMMVLPNTYPSVSQQLHSGEFVVQRSRNNKFGQVACDMAIEQTFNKDTKSPGGIIGFSLKSGAVAKWILSSPERAATVAKCRELAGLNDSSVWHHKDQSRLQRDEEDVLRVMDTVEGFANPFTEDCDQLMHLTAGYVPPPEVHSDLLSAKAIGEERFLKFVNDRLLTNNTDFYSTLKLSKLKTFNSIKKVVKVSPTVNVQEDRNLFSSILVINNNLQRKVDLQDMFTYTLGTYPYSLATPGGCLVKTCKSKLLQLLEKDHAPMEVKRVAEQNPAWIFDAMAVLQQLVNCDASTFGEFAEKVLSMLLTVTRSSRCKRVDFVPDRYLPLSIKTAERQSRASSGDMRVKVMSAAQKKPMQWKKYLANGQNKSELIQFLFDEWRKPHFARKLQGIKLVVAHGEKCHSLTSDGTQISSVEIPELFCNHEEADTRMFLHAEHAAKDHPAVVIRSPDTDVAVLGVTHYQSIQSCLYFDTGTKNKRRIIDIGSISTSLGIDKARGLLGLHAFTGCDSVSSFYGKGKAKSLSSFLNDDGAVSAMNQLGSHAVVTESLLIECETFVCKLYGSETTTSVNQLRHENFTRTQVKSSRLPPNKDSLSLHIKRANYQAYIWRNALKAFPELPTPIGQGWKMDGTGIVIAWMTLPPAPKAIMELLSCRCKKNCSTNVCQCKKNSLNCTEACTCKTCTNRGDAASAGYNDDANDYGDSDEEEILE